A window from Zingiber officinale cultivar Zhangliang chromosome 7A, Zo_v1.1, whole genome shotgun sequence encodes these proteins:
- the LOC121999901 gene encoding probable WRKY transcription factor 62 gives MGSGDEHWTVIQDISRAQELTGQLQAVLLPLLPDAGGWSELARDHMSEMIRCYASALDRLRTCGSPESQFDIDAYKNDRSRSSDEKSRKKQLKLEGGYKSWTPKDTKRRFKQDDSYSIVTSIPYEDGHQWRKYGQKPIQGSKHQRSYFRCTYSKEQGCRARKTVQQEDTNVYPPKYRVVYAMSHTCSCSSTSVISLPIFVLDSVLPNNNSLPLLDTSPDINNIVQHQQHAGDLCVPPKSELVGGIMHPSTSEVITYDETNADADGMVLKLLISPELDAFYEAVMDNIHASGG, from the exons ATGGGCAGTGGCGATGAGCACTGGACGGTGATCCAAGACATCAGTCGAGCTCAGGAGCTGACGGGCCAGCTTCAGGCCGTGCTGCTGCCGTTGCTTCCAGACGCCGGCGGCTGGTCGGAGTTGGCCAGAGACCACATGAGTGAGATGATCAGATGCTACGCTTCCGCCCTGGACAGGCTCAGGACTTGCGGCTCTCCAGAGTCACAGTTCGACATCGACGCCTATAAGAACGATCGGAGTCGGAGCTCCGACGAGAAGAGTAGGAAGAAGCAGCTGAAGCTGGAGGGTGGCTATAAAAGCTGGACCCCTAAAGATACCAAAAGAAG GTTTAAACAGGATGATTCTTATTCGATAGTTACATCAATCCCCTATGAAGATGGACATCAATGGAGGAAATATGGGCAGAAACCCATCCAAGGCTCCAAACATCAAAG gagctacttcagatGCACATATAGCAAAGAACAAGGTTGCCGTGCCAGGAAGACGGTGCAACAAGAAGATACTAATGTGTATCCCCCAAAGTATCGGGTAGTTTATGCGATGTCGCACACCTGCAGTTGTAGCAGTACTTCAGTGATCAGCTTGCCCATCTTTGTGTTGGATTCGGTACTTCCCAACAATAACTCGCTACCTCTTCTTGATACCTCTCCCGACATCAATAATATTGTCCAGCACCAGCAACATGCAGGTGACCTTTGTGTTCCTCCTAAAAGCGAACTTGTAGGGGGGATCATGCATCCTTCAACCTCCGAAGTGATAACATATGATGAAACAAATGCAGATGCAGATGGGATGGTGTTGAAATTACTGATATCACCTGAATTGGATGCATTTTATGAGGCAGTTATGGATAACATACATGCTTCAGGAGGATGA